From the genome of Leptodactylus fuscus isolate aLepFus1 chromosome 1, aLepFus1.hap2, whole genome shotgun sequence, one region includes:
- the LOC142213002 gene encoding vomeronasal type-2 receptor 26-like: protein MYKNPQSRCNDRCSPGYRKAPNGGYHVCCYDCVPCSQGEISNITDSDTCYKCPEEEWPDEKKVICIPKPYEFLSYKTDILVFVFLGLALVFSITTLCILGIFIYYWDTPIVKANNQTVSFILLVSILLGFICVFFFLGRPVAITCLLRQTSFGIFFSIGVSSVLAKTITVCIAFKATKPDSVWVKWLSPRVSYSVVLVCSSVQVLICVIWLLVSPPYVEFDHQSYPGKIIIQCNEGSDLWFYSMLGYLGLLAAVSFLLAFMVRTLPDSFNEAKYITFSMLLFCSVWIAMIPAYLSTKGKNMTIVEIFAILTSCAGVLGCIFFPKLYILLLQPELNSIKIIKVKNQL from the exons ATGTACAAGAACCCGCAGTCTCGCTGTAATGATCGATGTTCTCCGGGATACAGAAAAGCTCCTAATGGAGGATATCatgtctgctgctatgactgtgTCCCGTGTTCGCAGGGGGAGATCTCCAATATAACAG ACAGTGACACCTGCTACAAATGTCCTGAAGAAGAGTGGCCTGATGAGAAGAAAGTGATCTGTATCCCCAAACCCTATGAATTTCTATCTTATAAGACAGATATTTTGGTTTTTGTATTTTTAGGATTAGCTTTAGTTttttctattacaacattgtgtaTATTGGGAATCTTCATCTATTACTGGGACACTCCAATTGTTAAAGCCAATAACCAGACTGTGAGCTTcatcctcctggtctccatcttGCTCGGCTTCAtttgtgtcttcttcttccttggTCGTCCGGTGGCCATAACCTGCTTACTGAGACAAACATCATTTGGGATCTTCTTTTCCATTGGTGTCTCTTCTGTTCTGGCCAAGACTATCACAGTTTGTATTGCCTTCAAAGCCACCAAACCTGACAGTGTCTGGGTGAAGTGGCTCTCACCCAGAGTCTCTTATTCCGTGGTCTTGGTGTGTTCTTCTGTTCAAGTCCTCATTTGTGTTATTTGGTTGTTGGTGTCTCCTCCTTATGTAGAATTTGACCATCAGTCTTATCCTGGGAAGATCATCATCcagtgtaatgagggctcagatctctggttctactccatgttgggttatttggggctcctggccgctgtcagctttcttctggctttcatggtgaggacattaccggacagttttaatgaggccaagtacatcaccttcagcatgctgctgttctgtagtgtctggattgccatgatcccggcttattTGAGCACCAAAGGAAAGAACATGACTATTGTAGAGATATTTGCCATATTGACCTCATGTGCGGGAGTTCTTggatgtatatttttccctaaaCTCTACATTCTTCTTTTACAACCAGAACTAAATTCTATAAAGATCATAAAGGTGAAAAATCAATTATAA